The Branchiostoma floridae strain S238N-H82 chromosome 17, Bfl_VNyyK, whole genome shotgun sequence genome has a window encoding:
- the LOC118404526 gene encoding insulin receptor substrate 1-B-like isoform X1, whose translation MMSAGGDTPEDVRKHGYLRKLKARWTLRQDYLYVGTMKKRYFVLHAKSSAGAARLEYFDNEKKWRHGAAPKRTIFLHHCFNINKKDDGKHKHMIVLYTRDECFSLVADTADEHDTWLAVLKDLHESGSQEGFISKQNFEHVWQVTLKPKGLGSSKNLTGQYRLCLTANSITLLKMNSEEPAMDFQLTQIRRCGHVESFFLMEVGRSAVTGAGELWMQVEDTLVAQNMHEAILSSMKAISSDDEFRPRSRSSGSSNPLPVPAGRRMTGTVPTMALSHTLPTRSRMRCDSLPTAPGRGGARYRTTSEGEMKTNSPVSPSRNRTRLSAIHQRSSPRSVIGSHGMFNRSVSAAGSLSQSPISGSPLSPSPTGFASDQYAHPLPISRGLMEYTSDGSTVSMDEYDSSPASSDHYLQRYVPSGRSLTPDSPSHTPIREEGGGDGYVPMAPAFPGGYPTRSAPQDVGYPTRSTPQEGSYMPMSGGIGRGSPTTLSSRLEDGYMPMSPGTPPTTTDMRLDESYMSMSPSSVSAPRQIVTRRPANGDPYVTMSPGSRSPDHAEYMQIWANQRPDNRQNNNNNDDSSYMSMSPVAQALPNTSIPDTYIVYSPSAESSPPAAVIEKGQMEATDGYVHMEMQPRRTGTETARRTGQTTQDDNYMAMDFGAKGSERLSASERLSSSLPAEHHLSSSPGGTNRPTTLRLTNQHEYINVTPTAAPNDGYAVMDYISGDGGVASSDESRTSAADGKTSTSESGIYSGEESGRPRSPGEYVNIDYSTKGADGPGSEGDGSEYMNLTYPSEKPSPKIHVSDYSLMAPVSIAERPEKGAGKSPGLLKQDSLTSEDEGLSSQGVIRHSPVFSTSADISVVKNSKESPEGGASPVTVETAAGASPVTAVTGASPVSGSSYENVSLGSRQGGGLTQSSQPGSRHSSVSSEKELNYISLDLPSDEGEGAAGDDNPVAKATRSPRSSVSSEDKADENPYASIDFTKSEGLRNTSPKYHDRDGRF comes from the exons ACGATGAAGAAGCGTTACTTCGTTCTTCACGCGAAGAGCAGCGCGGGGGCCGCCCGGCTGGAGTATTTCGACAACGAGAAGAAATGGCGTCACGGCGCGGCGCCGAAACGCACGATTTTCCTGCACCACTGCTTCAACATCAACAAGAAGGACGACGGGAAGCACAAACACATGATCGTGCTGTACACGCGCGACGAGTGCTTCTCATTGGTCGCTGACACTGCCGACGAACACGACACGTGGCTCGCCGTGCTCAAGGACCTGCACGAGTCGGGCTCGCAGGAGGGCTTCATCAGTAAACAAAACTTTG AACATGTGTGGCAGGTGACGCTGAAGCCAAAAGGCCTGGGCAGCTCCAAGAACCTGACTGGGCAGTACCGCCTCTGTCTCACAGCCAACAGCATCACTCTGCTCAAGATGAACTCTGAGGAACCGGCTATGGACTTCCAG TTAACCCAGATCCGGCGGTGTGGCCACGTGGAAAGTTTTTTCCTGATGGAAGTCGGCCGCTCGGCGGTGACTGGCGCCGGTGAACTCTGGATGCAGGTCGAGGACACGCTGGTCGCACAGAACATGCACGAGGCCATCCTCAG CTCGATGAAAGCCATCAGTTCAGACGACGAGTTCCGGCCGCGCAGCCGCAGCTCCGGTTCGTCCAACCCGCTGCCGGTTCCCGCGGGGCGGCGCATGACCGGGACCGTCCCCACCATGGCGCTGAGCCACACCCTCCCCACCCGCAGCCGCATGCGCTGCGACTCCCTCCCCACCGCCCCGGGGAGAGGCGGCGCCAGGTACCGCACCACCAGCGAGGGCGAGATGAAGACCAACAGTCCTGTCAG CCCCAGCAGAAATCGGACACGGTTATCAGCGATCCACCAGCGGAGCAGCCCGCGGTCCGTCATCGGGTCCCACGGCATGTTCAACCGCTCCGTGTCGGCCGCGGGCTCCCTCTCACAGTCCCCCATCTCAGGCAGCCCGCTCAG CCCCAGCCCGACAGGCTTCGCGTCGGACCAGTACGCCCACCCACTGCCGATCAGCCGGGGCCTGATGGAGTACACCAGCGACGGGAGTACGGTCTCCATGGACGAGTATGACTCAAGTCCAGCCTCCAGCGATCACTACCTACA GCGGTACGTCCCCTCCGGCCGAAGCCTGACCCCAGACTCCCCCAGCCACACGCCCATCCGAGAGGAAGGTGGGGGGGACGGATATGTTCCTATGGCACCTGCATTCCCAG GTGGCTACCCCACGCGGTCGGCGCCCCAGGACGTGGGTTACCCGACCCGCTCCACACCCCAGGAGGGGTCGTACATGCCGATGTCGGGCGGGATCGGGCGCGGGAGCCCCACGACGCTGAGCTCGCGGCTGGAGGACGGGTACATGCCGATGTCGCCGGGGACCCCGCCCACGACAACCGACATGAGAC TGGACGAGTCCTACATGAGCATGAGCCCTTCGAGTGTTTCGGCGCCACGACAGATAGTCACCCGTCGCCCAGCCAACGGCGACCCGTACGTGACGATGTCACCGGGAAGCCGGTCACCTGACCACGCGGAGTACATGCAGATCTGGGCCAATCAGAGACCGGATAACagacagaacaacaacaacaacgatgaCTCATCCTATATGAGCATGTCTCCAGTGGCACAGGCACTGCCAAACACTTCAA TTCCAGACACGTATATCGTGTACTCCCCGTCCGCGGAATCGTCCCCGCCGGCTGCCGTAATCGAGAAGGGTCAGATGGAGGCTACGGACGGCTACGTTCACATGGAGATGCAGCCGCGCAGAACCGGCACAGAAACCGCTCGCAGAACCGGACAAACGACCCAGGACGACAACTACATGGCCATGGACTTCGGCGCGAAGGGCTCGGAGCGGCTGTCGGCGTCGGAGCGGTTATCGTCGTCTCTCCCCGCAGAGCACCATCTATCGTCATCGCCGGGGGGAACCAACCGTCCAACCACGCTCAGGCTGACCAATCAGCACGAGTACATCAACGTGACGCCCACCGCCGCACCCAACGACGGCTACGCGGTCATGGACTACATATCGGGTGACGGCGGGGTCGCGTCCTCAGACGAGTCGCGAACCTCCGCGGCTGACGGGAAAACGTCGACATCTGAGTCCGGGATCTATTCGGGTGAGGAATCTGGCCGGCCGCGCAGCCCGGGCGAGTACGTCAATATCGATTACAGTACCAAGGGCGCGGACGGGCCGGGCTCAGAAGGGGACGGCTCCGAGTACATGAACTTGACATATCCGTCGGAGAAGCCCTCGCCAAAGATCCACGTGAGCGATTACTCGCTGATGGCGCCGGTGAGCATCGCGGAGCGTCCGGAGAAGGGCGCGGGAAAGTCTCCGGGGCTGCTGAAGCAGGACAGCCTGACCAGCGAGGACGAGGGGCTGTCGTCTCAAGGGGTAATCCGACACTCCCCGGTGTTCAGCACGTCCGCGGACATCTCCGTGGTGAAGAACTCGAAGGAGAGTCCGGAGGGCGGCGCCAGCCCCGTAACCGTGGAAACTGCAGCCGGTGCCAGCCCAGTAACCGCGGTAACCGGCGCCAGCCCGGTGTCAGGCAGTTCGTACGAGAACGTTTCACTGGGGTCGCGTCAGGGCGGCGGGCTGACCCAGTCTTCCCAGCCGGGCTCGCGGCACTCGTCCGTCAGCAGCGAGAAGGAACTCAACTACATCTCGCTGGACCTGCCCTCCGACGAGGGCGAGGGCGCCGCCGGCGACGACAACCCCGTCGCCAAGGCAACGCGCTCGCCGCGCAGCAGCGTGAGTTCGGAGGACAAGGCTGACGAGAATCCGTACGCCAGCATCGACTTTACTAAATCCGAGGGGCTGCGCAACACCTCGCCCAAGTACCACGATCGGGACGGCAGATTCtga
- the LOC118404526 gene encoding insulin receptor substrate 1-B-like isoform X5, whose protein sequence is MMSAGGDTPEDVRKHGYLRKLKTMKKRYFVLHAKSSAGAARLEYFDNEKKWRHGAAPKRTIFLHHCFNINKKDDGKHKHMIVLYTRDECFSLVADTADEHDTWLAVLKDLHESGSQEGFISKQNFEHVWQVTLKPKGLGSSKNLTGQYRLCLTANSITLLKMNSEEPAMDFQLTQIRRCGHVESFFLMEVGRSAVTGAGELWMQVEDTLVAQNMHEAILSSMKAISSDDEFRPRSRSSGSSNPLPVPAGRRMTGTVPTMALSHTLPTRSRMRCDSLPTAPGRGGARYRTTSEGEMKTNSPVSPSRNRTRLSAIHQRSSPRSVIGSHGMFNRSVSAAGSLSQSPISGSPLSPSPTGFASDQYAHPLPISRGLMEYTSDGSTVSMDEYDSSPASSDHYLQRYVPSGRSLTPDSPSHTPIREEGGGDGYVPMAPAFPGGYPTRSAPQDVGYPTRSTPQEGSYMPMSGGIGRGSPTTLSSRLEDGYMPMSPGTPPTTTDMRLDESYMSMSPSSVSAPRQIVTRRPANGDPYVTMSPGSRSPDHAEYMQIWANQRPDNRQNNNNNDDSSYMSMSPVAQALPNTSIPDTYIVYSPSAESSPPAAVIEKGQMEATDGYVHMEMQPRRTGTETARRTGQTTQDDNYMAMDFGAKGSERLSASERLSSSLPAEHHLSSSPGGTNRPTTLRLTNQHEYINVTPTAAPNDGYAVMDYISGDGGVASSDESRTSAADGKTSTSESGIYSGEESGRPRSPGEYVNIDYSTKGADGPGSEGDGSEYMNLTYPSEKPSPKIHVSDYSLMAPVSIAERPEKGAGKSPGLLKQDSLTSEDEGLSSQGVIRHSPVFSTSADISVVKNSKESPEGGASPVTVETAAGASPVTAVTGASPVSGSSYENVSLGSRQGGGLTQSSQPGSRHSSVSSEKELNYISLDLPSDEGEGAAGDDNPVAKATRSPRSSVSSEDKADENPYASIDFTKSEGLRNTSPKYHDRDGRF, encoded by the exons ACGATGAAGAAGCGTTACTTCGTTCTTCACGCGAAGAGCAGCGCGGGGGCCGCCCGGCTGGAGTATTTCGACAACGAGAAGAAATGGCGTCACGGCGCGGCGCCGAAACGCACGATTTTCCTGCACCACTGCTTCAACATCAACAAGAAGGACGACGGGAAGCACAAACACATGATCGTGCTGTACACGCGCGACGAGTGCTTCTCATTGGTCGCTGACACTGCCGACGAACACGACACGTGGCTCGCCGTGCTCAAGGACCTGCACGAGTCGGGCTCGCAGGAGGGCTTCATCAGTAAACAAAACTTTG AACATGTGTGGCAGGTGACGCTGAAGCCAAAAGGCCTGGGCAGCTCCAAGAACCTGACTGGGCAGTACCGCCTCTGTCTCACAGCCAACAGCATCACTCTGCTCAAGATGAACTCTGAGGAACCGGCTATGGACTTCCAG TTAACCCAGATCCGGCGGTGTGGCCACGTGGAAAGTTTTTTCCTGATGGAAGTCGGCCGCTCGGCGGTGACTGGCGCCGGTGAACTCTGGATGCAGGTCGAGGACACGCTGGTCGCACAGAACATGCACGAGGCCATCCTCAG CTCGATGAAAGCCATCAGTTCAGACGACGAGTTCCGGCCGCGCAGCCGCAGCTCCGGTTCGTCCAACCCGCTGCCGGTTCCCGCGGGGCGGCGCATGACCGGGACCGTCCCCACCATGGCGCTGAGCCACACCCTCCCCACCCGCAGCCGCATGCGCTGCGACTCCCTCCCCACCGCCCCGGGGAGAGGCGGCGCCAGGTACCGCACCACCAGCGAGGGCGAGATGAAGACCAACAGTCCTGTCAG CCCCAGCAGAAATCGGACACGGTTATCAGCGATCCACCAGCGGAGCAGCCCGCGGTCCGTCATCGGGTCCCACGGCATGTTCAACCGCTCCGTGTCGGCCGCGGGCTCCCTCTCACAGTCCCCCATCTCAGGCAGCCCGCTCAG CCCCAGCCCGACAGGCTTCGCGTCGGACCAGTACGCCCACCCACTGCCGATCAGCCGGGGCCTGATGGAGTACACCAGCGACGGGAGTACGGTCTCCATGGACGAGTATGACTCAAGTCCAGCCTCCAGCGATCACTACCTACA GCGGTACGTCCCCTCCGGCCGAAGCCTGACCCCAGACTCCCCCAGCCACACGCCCATCCGAGAGGAAGGTGGGGGGGACGGATATGTTCCTATGGCACCTGCATTCCCAG GTGGCTACCCCACGCGGTCGGCGCCCCAGGACGTGGGTTACCCGACCCGCTCCACACCCCAGGAGGGGTCGTACATGCCGATGTCGGGCGGGATCGGGCGCGGGAGCCCCACGACGCTGAGCTCGCGGCTGGAGGACGGGTACATGCCGATGTCGCCGGGGACCCCGCCCACGACAACCGACATGAGAC TGGACGAGTCCTACATGAGCATGAGCCCTTCGAGTGTTTCGGCGCCACGACAGATAGTCACCCGTCGCCCAGCCAACGGCGACCCGTACGTGACGATGTCACCGGGAAGCCGGTCACCTGACCACGCGGAGTACATGCAGATCTGGGCCAATCAGAGACCGGATAACagacagaacaacaacaacaacgatgaCTCATCCTATATGAGCATGTCTCCAGTGGCACAGGCACTGCCAAACACTTCAA TTCCAGACACGTATATCGTGTACTCCCCGTCCGCGGAATCGTCCCCGCCGGCTGCCGTAATCGAGAAGGGTCAGATGGAGGCTACGGACGGCTACGTTCACATGGAGATGCAGCCGCGCAGAACCGGCACAGAAACCGCTCGCAGAACCGGACAAACGACCCAGGACGACAACTACATGGCCATGGACTTCGGCGCGAAGGGCTCGGAGCGGCTGTCGGCGTCGGAGCGGTTATCGTCGTCTCTCCCCGCAGAGCACCATCTATCGTCATCGCCGGGGGGAACCAACCGTCCAACCACGCTCAGGCTGACCAATCAGCACGAGTACATCAACGTGACGCCCACCGCCGCACCCAACGACGGCTACGCGGTCATGGACTACATATCGGGTGACGGCGGGGTCGCGTCCTCAGACGAGTCGCGAACCTCCGCGGCTGACGGGAAAACGTCGACATCTGAGTCCGGGATCTATTCGGGTGAGGAATCTGGCCGGCCGCGCAGCCCGGGCGAGTACGTCAATATCGATTACAGTACCAAGGGCGCGGACGGGCCGGGCTCAGAAGGGGACGGCTCCGAGTACATGAACTTGACATATCCGTCGGAGAAGCCCTCGCCAAAGATCCACGTGAGCGATTACTCGCTGATGGCGCCGGTGAGCATCGCGGAGCGTCCGGAGAAGGGCGCGGGAAAGTCTCCGGGGCTGCTGAAGCAGGACAGCCTGACCAGCGAGGACGAGGGGCTGTCGTCTCAAGGGGTAATCCGACACTCCCCGGTGTTCAGCACGTCCGCGGACATCTCCGTGGTGAAGAACTCGAAGGAGAGTCCGGAGGGCGGCGCCAGCCCCGTAACCGTGGAAACTGCAGCCGGTGCCAGCCCAGTAACCGCGGTAACCGGCGCCAGCCCGGTGTCAGGCAGTTCGTACGAGAACGTTTCACTGGGGTCGCGTCAGGGCGGCGGGCTGACCCAGTCTTCCCAGCCGGGCTCGCGGCACTCGTCCGTCAGCAGCGAGAAGGAACTCAACTACATCTCGCTGGACCTGCCCTCCGACGAGGGCGAGGGCGCCGCCGGCGACGACAACCCCGTCGCCAAGGCAACGCGCTCGCCGCGCAGCAGCGTGAGTTCGGAGGACAAGGCTGACGAGAATCCGTACGCCAGCATCGACTTTACTAAATCCGAGGGGCTGCGCAACACCTCGCCCAAGTACCACGATCGGGACGGCAGATTCtga